Below is a window of Hydrogenimonas sp. SS33 DNA.
CCCGGACGGTTTCCGCTGGATCGAAGCGCTCAAGGACGAGAGCAAGTTCGAAATGACCTTCAACCTCTCTCCGACCTGGAGCGAAACCAACTGGTACTGCGACTACGTCCTGCCCGTCGGCCTGGCCGGCGAGCGCCACGACCAGCAGTCCGCGCCGACCAAACCTGAGCGCTGGACCGCATTCCGCCAGCCGGTCCTTCGCGTCGCGATGGAGAAGATGGGCTGGAAGCCCAAAGTCCCCTACCGCGGAACGCTGGAGGCGCACATGAAAGCGGGTCTCGGCGAAGTGTGGGAAGAGAACGAGTTCTTCGCCGAACTGCTCTGCCTCCATGTCGACCCGGACGGAAGCCTGGGCGTGCGCCAGTACTGGGAGAGTGCCAAGCATCCAGGCCAGCCCGTCACCGTCAAAGAGTACTACAACGCGGCGTTCGAACTGCTGCCCAAGCTGCGCAAGGCGGCCCATGCGGCCTACCCGAACAGCGAGTACCCCTGCTATGAATTCATGCGGGACCGCGGCGCCTGGACCGAGACGACCAACGTCTACAAGCCCCAGGAAGAGGAGCTCCATTTCGACGGCACCTATTACCATGCCCACGGCCACAAATACCATGAGGCCGACGTGGAAAAAGACCGCTTCGGCGTTCTGTGGATCACCGACCATGAGGGCCGCAGACGCTCCATCGGTGTCGAAGTCGACGGAAAGCTCTACCACGGCTTCCATACGCCGGACAAAAAGCTCGACCTCTTCTGCGAGTGGCTCATCGACTGGAAGTGGCCGGAGTACGCGCTGCCGGTCTATCCGCGCAATCCGCGTGAATACGACAAGATGATCCACATCGTCAGCCAGGTCCACCACCGTTATATGAAGGGTGAGAACGAATTCGCGCTCAACACGGTCTTCCGCCTCCCCTACAACATCCATACCCGGTCGGTCAACTCCAAGCACCTGATGGAGATAAGCCAGAACCACAACCCGGTCTGGATCAACACCAAAGATGCGGAGCGCCTGGGCATCAAGCGCGGCGACGCCATCAAAGTACGCATCGTCGATACGGTGAGCGGACTGGAGAGCGGCTACTTCATCGCGATGGCGGTACCGACGGAAGGAACCCTGCCCGGCGTTCTGGCATGTAGCCACCATGCGGGACGGTGGAAACTCAAAAACGCGGTTGAGATTCCCGGCTTCAAACACGCCCTGGGCGTCATGGGCGTCGGTGCACCGCTTTACGAGATGACCATGGACGGCAAAGTGGGTACCCTTAAACCCAAAGAGGGGATCGACAAAGGGATCAAAGAGCGCCCGAAAACGTGGCAGTTCAAAGAGTTCAACAAAGACCTCGACAACATCTGGTGGGACGGCCTCAGCGGCTCCTGGCAGAATGCCGTGGCACCGGTCCATCCCGACCCGATCGCGGGTAACCATGCATGGCATCAGAAGGTGATCATCGAAAAGGCGGGCAAGGACGACAAGATCGGCGATATCTGGGTCAACTACGAAAACAACTTCAAGACCTACAAGGCATGGAGAGACGAACTGACCCGCCCGCTGGATGAAAACAGCAAAGAGCGGCGCCCCTTCTGGATCAAACGTCCGGTCGTGCCTCTGAGCAAAAAAGCCTATCTGGTCAACATCCACAGCATTACCTAACCACCACCGCAAAGCGGGGCGTAAGCCCCGCGCGGTATAATTTTTCCCGTAAGTTAGAAGTGAGAAGTAAGAAGTGGTAAGTTTTACAACTACTTACTCCCCACTTCTCACTCCTCACTTCACATTTCCCACTTAAAATAAATATGAAGGTTTTCGATGAACGACGTTCTGACCAAACAACTCGCCCGTGTCAATCTCTATGCGCTGATCTCCAGAATTCTGATGAAAGAGGCGGATGAAACCTTTCTGGAAAAGTTCGAAGGGGACGAGATGATCCTCTCCTTCTTCCCCAACTACCGGAACTGGGAGAAACGGGAGGAACTCGGCAGAAAGGAGCTGCTGGAGCAGTTTCTCAATGTCGACTTCACCAACCTCTTCGTTCTGCATATGATTCCCTACGAATCTTTCTACCGGCGGGACGACCAGATGCTGGAGACCGGCGGGGACAATCCGGTAGTGCAGATCTACAACGAATACGACTTCCGGGCACAGCTCGACGTGGCCCGTGCCGTGAGCCCCGACCACATCGGCATCGAACTGGAGTTCATGTATATGCTGGCCTCCTCGGAGTACAAGGCGCTGGAGAACGAAGATACCGCGGCGGCATGCGAAATCGCAAAAATCGAGAGGGATTTTCTCAAAGAGCATCTGCTGGAGTGGGCGCCGATGTTCCTGATGAACATGAAGGCGGAGGCGGGAACGCCCTTCTACTACGATGCCGCCTCACTGGCTTTGGAATTCATGCTCAACGACTACGAGTACCTGAACGAACTGATCGGCGAAGAGGGATGTAACTACCGGGCATGAGTACACTGATATTCGAACCGGCACGCTGCGTCCGCAGTGTCACCAAATTTTCCGACTGTACCAAATGTGTCGACATCTGCCCCGTCGATACGTTGACCATCGCCGAGAACAACCTGCCCGCCTTCGTCCCCTCGGCATGCGTCGACTGCGGCGGCTGCATGGGGGTCTGCCCGACGGAGAGTTTCAAACTCAAGGATTTCGATGCCACCGAATTCTTCTTCGAATTCGCCGCGGAACCCTCGCCGCTCATCTCCTGCCGCGTCAATGTCCCCTGCATCATGGCGCTCTCCACCGAGCACCTGATATCGCTGGCACTTGTGAAAGAGAAACCGGTCATACTCGATATCGGCCACTGCCACACCTGCCCCTACAAAGAGCCTCTTTACGCCAACATCCTCAAAAGCGTGGAGGAGGCGAACTACCTGTTGGAGGCGATCGAGAGCGGCAAAAAGATCGAACTACAAGAGATCGCGGCGAGAGAGCAGGGGGTCGGTGACGATGTGGATCAGAACGACCGGCGCGCCTTTCTGGAACGCTTGTCCCTGAAAGGGGCGGTCAAGTCGAAAGCCCAGTTCGAAGAGCTGCTCGAAGCGACCAGCGACGAGATGCGCGAACATGCGGTCGGCCTGGCCGAAATCGCACGCATTAGGCAAAAGGAGCTTCCCGACAAGCGGAAGATCCTCTTCACCGCCCTCAAAAGGGCGCCAAGGCCCGAACGGTACCATACGATCGCCGAAGAGGATATCTCCTTCGCCTCCCAGAAATTCATCGACATGGAGACCTGCACCAACTGCCAGATGTGCTACCGCATCTGCCCGACGGGGGCGCTCAGCAGCGACCCGAAGAACAGCAAAATCTTTTTCGACGCGATGATGTGTGTCAAATGCCGGGCCTGCCACGACACCTGCGAGCCCGACAGTCTGAAGCTGCAGCCCACCTTCGAATTGAAGGAGTTTTTTGAGCCGACCCAGCGGCTTCTGGCGGCATTCAGGCTGATCCGCTGTGACGAATGCGGCATCCACTTCACCTCCCTGCACGGAGAGCGGGTCTGCCCCCGGTGCGCCGTGGAGGAGGAAGAGGCCCTGGAACTCTGGGGCCTCGAGGAGAAACCCGACGGCTCCATCTGGTTTATCGAAGAGGAGGAGAAATAACATTTCGCGAATGCGGAATGTTTTCTCGAAATCTTCGATTTCGAAGTTTTAGGGGAACCACAGAAACCCTTTGGGACGACCAGTCCCCGCCAAAATATGGGCTTCGCTCATATTTTGGTAAAAAAAATATCTATGAGGAGAAAGCATGATCGACGAAGGCATTCTCTCCAAAGAGAGCCGGCTGATCGCCCTCTACGGCGTCAATGCCCAGACCTCCCCCTTTTTGAAGGTGCTGAACCATACCTTCAAAAACCTGGGGCTCAACGACTTCGCCATCGGTCTCAATATCAAGCCGGACGATTTTGCTTATATGGTCAAAGGGATGCCCGATTCGAAGGTCAAAATGGCGCTCTACGAACCGGAATACCGGGAAGAGGTGGTACCGCTGCTGGACCTTCCCGACATCTGTACGAGACGAAGCGGCCTCTGTGACGGGGCGCTGGCCGAGGAGGGGAAACTGGCCGGCGTCTGCTTCGTGCCTGAAAGTTTCGAACGGATGGCGGCGTGCGAAGGGGTCAATTTCCGGGGCAAACGGGTTCTGCTCCTGGGCGCCGGTGCCACGGCACGGGCCATTCTGCCGCTTCTCGGTACACTCGGCGCCGCTTTCGTCGAAGTGGCCGACGAGACGGTGGAGCGGGCCGCCGAGGCGCTGGAGCTTGCGAAAGAGGCGCTTTTCGGCGTCGAAACCGACATCGCCCGCTTCCAAAGGGGAATGGCCGTGGAGGCGGACCGCTACGACATCGTCATTAACGCCGCGGACCTTCATGCCCACGAAGGGGTGCGCCTTCTGGATGTCGAAGGCGACGCGGGCCACCTGCTCCTCATCGATTTTGTGAGGGGAAAAAGCGCTTTCGACACCCTCTCCGAAGCGCTCGGATGCCGGAAAATCGGCGCAGAGCAGTTCATGCGCGCCCAGGCCCTGAGCGTCGCCCACAAATGGTTGGGTGCAGAAATTTCGTGCGACGACTATGAGAGGGTGAAAAGTTAAAAACTAAAAGTTGTTAGTTATTAGTTGAAAAAGGAATGAATATGGAAGATTTGAGAAAAGAGTTTGAAAACTATCTGAACGAGCGGTGCGTCACCTCCGAGTGTGAAACCGAAGAGGACAATTACGACTATCCCGACTATGTGGAGGCGATCAACGCCGAGTTGATGCCCCCCTCCAAAAGCGGTGTCTATATCAGCCGGTGGGACCTGAAGATGGTGGGAGACGCCATCGACGCTTCCATCGCCATGGATGCCAGGGCCCGCATGTTCAAGATGCTGATGCGCTCCGTCCACGACAGGGAGACGATGGCACAGCTGCTGGGGGCCTTCAGCTCCCTGATCGATGCCAAAATCGAACCCTACCGGGAGATGATGGAAGCCTACCCCTCCACCTGCCCCATTTTCGAAGACAAAATCGAAAAAGCGATGCGGGCTCAGGCCTATTTCGATACCATATTGGAGACATACTTTCCCGAAGAGGGGTGAAACATGACGGACAAAATGCACAATCTGGTTATTGTGGGTGCCGGTCCGGCAGGCATTGCCACCGCCGTCGAAAGCTATATCCTGGGAATCCGGGATATAGTAGTTCTGGAAAAAGATCAGAACCACAATGCAACGATCCGAAAATACTACAAAGAGAACAAACGGGTGGACAAGGACTGGAAAGGGCAGAAGGTCGAACTGGACGGGAATATCTATTTTGTCGACGGGACCAAAGAGAGCACCCTCGATTTTTTCGACGAAGTGATCGCCCACCACTCTGTGGAACTGATAACCCATACCGAAGTACAGAAGATTGTCAAAAAGGATGACCATTTCGAAGTCCTGATTCCGGGCGGTTCGGTGAAAGCGCGTTATGTGGTCGTAACGATCGGAAGAATGGGCAAGCCGAACAAACCCGATTACAAAATTCCTCCTTCGATCCGAAAACGCGTCAACTATACCCTCGATGCGTGCGGTGAGGGGGAGAAGATTCTCGTGGTCGGGGGCGGGGATTCCGCCATTGAGTATGCCTTGGACCTGACCGGAAAAAACGATGTAACCATCTGTTACCGGCGGCAGACCTTTCGACGGGCCAATCCGACCAACCAGACCGATATCGCCAATGCCATCGCCCATGGTGAGGTACGTCCCTATCTCGGCGTCGATATCGAGGGGCTTGAAGAGGATGAAGGGCGTGTAAAAGTGATTTTTTCCCAGAAGGAACCGGAGATTTTTGACCGGGTTGTCTATGCCATCGGCGGAACGACACCAAGCGCGTTTCTGCAGGGGTCGGGCATTCGGGTCGAAGATGGCAAACCGGTCCATGACGAAAATTACATGACCGATGTTCCGGGACTCTATGTCGCAGGTGATATCACCCAGGAGTCCGGCGGTTCCATTGCCCTGGGGCTCAATCACGGTTATGCCATCGCCCACCATATCATGCGGCAGATCAAAGACTGTCCCGAGTGCAAACCGCTGCCCACGGTGGAGTGAAACCGGGCAGGCGGCGGTGTTCCATGTTGCAAAAGTAGGAAGCGAGGTGCATTCTGCATTTTACGTTTGAGCATCCCTGGCTTTTTCTTCTGTTGCTGCTGCTTCCCTGCTTCTGGCGCTGTCCCGCCGGCGTCGTGAAGCTCTATTTTCCGAAAATTTTGCTGCTTCCCGCCTCCCGTTTCTCTCTTTCTAAAGAGCCGCTGCTCTATGCGTCGGTCTATCTGTTTGCCGTGACGGCTCTCGCTTCGCCGGTGACCTATGACCGCCTGGCCGCCAGCGAACGGCACGGGCGCGACCTGGTGCTGGCGCTGGATACCAGCGGCTCCATGGCGGAATCGGGTTTTGACAGGGAACATCCGATGCGCCGGAAATTCGATGTCGTCATCTCCCTGGTCAAGAGCTTTCTCAAAAACCGTCACGACGACAATATCGGCCTGGTGCTCTTCGGCTCCTTTGCCTTCGCCGCCTCTCCCGTCACCTACGATCTGGCGGCACTGCAGGAGATCGTCGACACGGCCGACGTGGGGGTGGCGGGGCAGAGTACCGCCATCGGCGAGGGGATCGACCAGGCGCTTCGGGCCCTCTCTTTTTCCCATGCCAAAAAGAAGGTGATCGTACTGATGACCGACGGTTACCAGAACGCCGGGTCGGTCTCGATCAAGGAGGCGGTGGAGAAGGCGAAGCGCCGGGGTGTCAAAATCTACACCATCGGCATCGGCAAACCGAAAGACTACGACGCCAAACTGCTGAAAAAGATCGCCGACGAAACGGGCGCGAAAAGCTTTTCCGCCGCCAATGCGGAGGATTTGAAGGAGGTCTTCGAAGAGCTCGACAGCCTGGAACCCAGCCCCATCCGCTCCCATACGATGATCAACCGGCGGCCTCTGTATCAGTGGCCGCTGCTTGGGGCGATGATTCTGCTGATCGGGTATCTCTCTTTTGGGGGGAGGGTGAGAAGGTGAGAAGGTGGGGAGGTGAGAAGGTGATGGGTCGTTGGTCGTTGGTCGTTGGTCGTTGGAACGGGGCTTCGCCCATTTTTTTGGCATTGGGCATTGGGCATTGGGCATTGGGGAGTGTAAGTAACGATTATGGTAACGACATACCACATACTACTCACCTTCCCACCAGCCGCGTAGCGGCGATCTCACCTTCTCACCATTTCTACCTTCGTTTTCTGTTCACTGTTCACTGTTTCCCCCCGAAGGACTGGGCATGAGTTTTCTCCATCCCTTTTTCCTCTGGCTGCTGCTGCCTCTGGCCCTTTTCGCGTGGCTTCGCCTGAGAGATGAGCGAAAAAACGCTCTGCCGCTGCATCCCAAAGTGATTCTCGAAAACCGGCGGACCCTTCTGGTGCGCCTCGCCCCTTTTATCGCGCTGGGGTGGATGGTGGTGGCGCTCGCCAGGCCCGTGACGAAGGAGAGCGAAACCATCACGGCGCCTTCGGGCAGTACACTCTACCTGGCCATCGACGCCTCCCGCTCCATGCTGGCCACGGACCGCAAACCCGACCGCTACCGCTTCGCCAAGGCGGCCATCGAAAGGCTCGTCGAGCGTGACAGCCGCCACAAATTCGCCCTTATCGCTTTTACCACCAACGCCCTGATCCTCTCGCCGCCGACGGAGGACAAAGCGCTCATCCACGCGGCGCTGGAGGCTTTCAGGCCCGACTACATTCTCACCCACGGCACCTCCATCGAAGCGCTGTTGCGCTATGTCGGGCGTTTCGGAGGGGAGCGGAAGGATCTGGTCATCTTCAGCGACGGCGGGGACGAGGAAGACCTGCAGAAACTGGCCGATCTGGCGCGCGCGAACCACATCCGCGTCTTCGGGGTCGCCTGTGCAACGCGCCGGGGCAGCACCATACCGGGCGAAAGCGGCTGGCTGCGGGACAAAAACGGCCGCCTGGTGGTGTCGATCCAGAACCCCATTCTCGAAAACCTGGCTGAGGCGACGGGAGGGGCGTTCATCGACGAATCGACCCCCGAGGCGGTGGCAGATGCGCTGCTGGAGCGAGTACGCGACCCGTTGAAGCGCCAGAGCAGCCAACGCACGACCTACCGGGAGTGGTTCTGGCTGCCGCTGCTGCTGGGGATCGGCTTCTTTCTCGCGGGTACCCTCTCAAGCGCGGGTCTCGTCAAGCGCCTCCTGCCTCTGTTGGCGCTTCTGGGCATACAGGGCCAGGCGGGGCTGCTGGACTACCATTACCTCTTGAAAGGGTACGAACTCTACCGCAAGGGCGCCTACGAAAAGGCGGAGAAAGCCTTCGAAAAGGTGGACCCGCCGCTTCTGGAGAGCCGTTACGGCCTTGGGGCGGCGCTTTATAAAATGGGGGCCTACAAAAAGGCGGGGCAGGTCTTCGCGTCGATCAAAAGCCGTGACCCGGATGTCAAGGCGGCCATCTACTACAACCTGGGCAACTGCGCCGTGCGAATCGGCCGCTTCAAAAGTGCCCGGGATTACTATGTCAAGGCGATCCAGCTCACCTCGGACCCCGACGCGAAATCCAACCTGAAAAAGGTCCTCTTTCTCATCGAAAAGCGGCGGGCGAAGGTGGAACCCAAAGCCAACCGCCACGTCAAGGCGGCCTCCAGCAGCGCCTCGACCGACCAGAAGAAGGAGAAGGGGACGAAAAAGGGAAGCTCCCAGCAGCGGATGGGGCAGGGCAGCGGGGCGCAGTCCGCGACCAAATCGACCCGTGTAGGTGTTCGGAAGGGGTCGCAGAAGATGAGCAGGCGCCACCCCCTCTCCTCCAAAGTCTACGAGATGATCAACAAGGGGTATGTGCATGAAGAGAGGCCGTGGTGAGATGAGGGGTGGGAAAGTGAGAAAGTGGGAAGGTGAGAAGGTGGGAAGGTGGGAAGGTGATTTTTGTTATTTTCCCGTCTTACCTTCTAACATTCTCACCTTCTTACCCTCTCACCGTCCCACCGTCTCACCGTCTCACCTCCTCACCCTCATCCTGCTGATGCTTGCCTTTTTTCCTCTGATGGGGGCCGACGACTACCGCTACACTCTCACGCTCGACCCGCCGCGGGCCATGGCCAAAACACCGATCCTGCTGACGGTGAAGATCGAGCAGACGGACCCCTCCAAAGTCCTCTTTTTCGACTTCAAGCCGGTCGGCAGCCACTTTCTTTTCCACAGGCTCGACAAAAAGGTGAACGAGGAGATGCACCACCGCGTCGAACGGTTCGTCTATCTGGTCTATGGGACGAAGAGCGGCGAATGGCCCATCGGGGGGGAGATACGCGTTCAGCGCACCAACGAAGAGCGGATCGTCGACAGTACCATCGTGGACCAGTTCAACGCCCGCACCCTCCAGAGCGAGGAGAGTGTGGACCGCGTGACGCCGGTGAGGGTGACGATCGACCCGCTTCCAGTTCGGGCCGACCTGGTCGGCGACTTTCGTATGAAAAGCTCCCTGGACAGGCGGCAGACCGAAGCCTTTCGCCCCGTGCACCTGACGCTCCATCTGGAAGGCATCGGCTTTCCGCCCCCCGAACAGTTCTTTACTTTCAAGATTCCCGGCGTCCAGGTCTTTGCCGACAAGCCGGCCATGCGGCTGCGCTACACGCCCCGGGGCGTGCGCGTCGATGCAGACTACACTTTCGCCTTCAGCAGCGACCACGACTTCACCATCCCTCCCCGCCTTTTGCGCCTCTACTCTCCCACGAGGCGCCAGAGCCGCCGCATCGGCTTCGCCGGCGCTAAGATCCGGGTCGTCACCCCGCCTTCGCTTCGCCAGGCGCTGCTGGATAGGGAGAACGACCCGCCCAGTATCTTTGAGCGCATCGAAGCGTGGCGCGCCTACACCGTCGACGCGCTGGTGGTGCTGCTCGGCTTTCTCTCCGCTTTCGTGGTGGCGTGGGTCCGGCGCCGTATCGGGCGGCTTTTCGTCAAAGACCCCTTTGTTGAAAAGGTTCGCGCCGTCAAAGAGCCCCGCGCCCTTTTGATGCTGCTGATTCAAAGTGACCCCAAACGGTGCGCCCCCTGGATCGATCGGATCGAGACAGCGCTGCACGAAAAGAGGCCCGTGGAGATGAGACGGATCAAACGGGAGATCGTGAAGGGGTGTCGATGAAGTTCGTCACTGGTCATTGGTCATTGGTCATTGGTTTTTTTCTTCGCACGAAAAATTGGCTTTGGACCCTTTTGCTGTTCGCCGGTGTGGGATATGGGGCCGATTTTCGCTATTCGCTTACGCTGGACCGTCACGAGGCGTGGGTCAAAGCGCCGATTGTGCTGCATTTTAACGTGGAACAGACCGATGCGTCAAAGGTGATGTTTTTCGATTTCAAGCCGCTGGAAGAGGGGAGTTTCAAAGCGATCCGCCTCGACAAGAAGGTCGACAACGCCTACCACCACCGAAAGGCGCAGTTTACCTATCTGCTCTTCGGGCTGAAACCCGGAACCGTGACGCTGAAGTTCGACCTGCTGGTGCGGCGCACCAACGAGGCGACCATCGCCCAGAGCACCACCGGCGGCCGCTACAACGTGAAAGATGTGGAGACTCAGGACCGCCATGAACCGATCCCCCCGGAGACCCTCCGCCTCAAGCCGCTGCCGGCGCCGGTGGACCTGGTGGGCGATTTCACGCTCCAAAGCCGTGTCAGCGCCCAAACGACCCGTGCCGGCCGCCCCGTCTATCTGACGATCCGCCTCAAAGGGGTCGGCTACCCGCCCCGGAAACGGTTGATCCGCGTCGAGGTTCCGGGGGTCGACATGTTCGAAGACACGCCGAAGGTGTCGCTGCGCTACGGCCCCAAAGGGGCGCTCTACGATGCCACCTACACCTATGCCATCAAAGCGGACCGTGACTTCTTGCTCCCCTCTTTGAGGCTGAAAGCCTTTTCTCCCGCCGGCGGGAAGCTGTACGAGCTGAAGAGCGACGAAATCGCCGTTCAGGTCCTGGCACCGGAGAAGCCACGCAAAGCGCCCCCTCCCGAACCGAAGAAGGAGCGTTCCCCTGCAACAGAGTGGTGGCCGCAAGTGAAAAGTATTCTTTTTTACGGAGCGCTTTTTTTGATAGGATATATCAGCGGAACCCTGTGGCTCAAAATCCGAATGGACGTTACGAGAAAAACGTAACGTCCTCTCGAAATCTTTGATTTCGAAGCTTTAGGGGGGTGCAGGGGACACTTGTGTCCCCGCCAAAACAAGCGAAGCGTTCCCAAAGGGATGTTTTGCGTAACATAAAGATTGGGACAAGGAAGTGAGAGAATGAAAAATAATCGGAACATCGTCTTGATCACGGTACTGGCCCTTCTTCCTCTTTTCGGCGCCGACAAAGGGGAGCAGATATATATGAGCAAGGGGTGTTACGGATGCCACGGCACCCACGGAGAAGGGATCGGCGACTATCCCCGTCTGGCGGGACGGTCGCAGGCGGAACTGATGCGGCTGCTCGAACAGCTCAAAAAAGGGATCGGCCACACCAGCAAGCGGGAGATGATGATCCCCTTCGCCCAGGCCCTCGACGAAGCGCAGATGAAAGCGGTCACCCGGTTTCTGAGCGCCCAGAACCCCCATGCCGAAGAGGATGAATCGCTGCGGACCCCGGAAGATATTCTGGGCGGGTCGGATATGTGAGACGTATGGTCATTGGTCACTGGTTATTGGTCATTGGGGGGCGTCTTCGGCGCTTTTTATTGAAACGGAAAGCGGAAATCGGGAAACGGGAAATGGCAAGAAGAATATTTTCGCACCTTCCCACCCTCTCACTTCTTATTCTATTGACCGCATCGGTCAATGCCGCGTCACTCCAAAAAGTGATCGACGCGGCTCCGTCCGGGGCGCGGATCGACCTGCCGGCGGGGGTGTTTCATGGGCCGGTGGTCATCGACAAACCGCTGATCCTGGCCGGTGCGGGCATGGAAAAAAGTGTCATCGACGGGGGCGGCAGCGGCAGTGTGGTGACGATCCGCGCCTCCCATGTGACGCTTGAGAAGCTGACCCTGCGCCGCAGCGGGCGTAGGCGGGACACGTTGGATGCGGCGGTGAAGGTGGCCGGTGTGTCGGATGTGACGGTGAGAAAGTGCCGCATGCGCGAAGACCTTTTCGGCGTGGTGGTGGAGACGAGCCGGCATGTGAAGATTTTGGACAACGATGTCCGCTCCTATGATGACAAGGTGGTGGACAACCGGGGCGACGGCGTGCGGATCTGGGGGTCGAATGATGTGACGGTGGAGGGGAACCGGTTTGAACAGGGCAGGGACATCGCCGTCACCCGCTCCCATGACGTACAGGTTTTGAAAAACCGCATCCGAAACGCCCGCTACGGTGTGCTTCTGGACATGAGCCGTCGTGTGAATGTCGAAGGCAACGACATCGCCGACATCTACGCGGGGGTGCGCACCAAAGGGGGAGCGGGGCTCACCATCGCCGGCAACACTATCTTCGACACGCGCCTGGAGACGGGGGTGGGGATTCTGCTCGCCCACGGCAGGGAGGTGCGGGTGCGAAACAACCGCATCAGCGGGT
It encodes the following:
- a CDS encoding 4Fe-4S dicluster domain-containing protein, translating into MSTLIFEPARCVRSVTKFSDCTKCVDICPVDTLTIAENNLPAFVPSACVDCGGCMGVCPTESFKLKDFDATEFFFEFAAEPSPLISCRVNVPCIMALSTEHLISLALVKEKPVILDIGHCHTCPYKEPLYANILKSVEEANYLLEAIESGKKIELQEIAAREQGVGDDVDQNDRRAFLERLSLKGAVKSKAQFEELLEATSDEMREHAVGLAEIARIRQKELPDKRKILFTALKRAPRPERYHTIAEEDISFASQKFIDMETCTNCQMCYRICPTGALSSDPKNSKIFFDAMMCVKCRACHDTCEPDSLKLQPTFELKEFFEPTQRLLAAFRLIRCDECGIHFTSLHGERVCPRCAVEEEEALELWGLEEKPDGSIWFIEEEEK
- a CDS encoding VWA domain-containing protein, producing MSFLHPFFLWLLLPLALFAWLRLRDERKNALPLHPKVILENRRTLLVRLAPFIALGWMVVALARPVTKESETITAPSGSTLYLAIDASRSMLATDRKPDRYRFAKAAIERLVERDSRHKFALIAFTTNALILSPPTEDKALIHAALEAFRPDYILTHGTSIEALLRYVGRFGGERKDLVIFSDGGDEEDLQKLADLARANHIRVFGVACATRRGSTIPGESGWLRDKNGRLVVSIQNPILENLAEATGGAFIDESTPEAVADALLERVRDPLKRQSSQRTTYREWFWLPLLLGIGFFLAGTLSSAGLVKRLLPLLALLGIQGQAGLLDYHYLLKGYELYRKGAYEKAEKAFEKVDPPLLESRYGLGAALYKMGAYKKAGQVFASIKSRDPDVKAAIYYNLGNCAVRIGRFKSARDYYVKAIQLTSDPDAKSNLKKVLFLIEKRRAKVEPKANRHVKAASSSASTDQKKEKGTKKGSSQQRMGQGSGAQSATKSTRVGVRKGSQKMSRRHPLSSKVYEMINKGYVHEERPW
- a CDS encoding molybdopterin-dependent oxidoreductase, which encodes MINESRRTFLKGAAFTVAGASLATGVFENVVQAAEEATAEFTNTPDHLDFYPPLEKWDSFRELDGDDWKRGGINRHGVRSEKNPDGIEVHDYTIVPCVCSNCEAGCGLTAWVDKKTMTVRKYMGNPLHSGSRGRNCAKGYAAESQMYDPDRIPFPIKRAPGSKRGEGKWVRISWDQALKEIGKKMHDTLKTGDEMSKKLIMYHVGRPNENGFSGRVPHTMGLDGFDSHTNICSAGAREGSIQWANDDRNSPDWANAKLIFLQSSHAADAGHYFQQSAGLIADARKKGAKMVVLDPRLSNSAGIADLWLPVWPGTETALYLYLANRVLHEKDKNGDDLVDHEFVRNWINWDRLMANKEYLKFMVTKGYISKMPEDESYESFIELMKEMYAPYTKEFVIKECKLEGQEYKLDKLFEMFIDAGPRVATYLWRAGPIAHRGGWMITRAGFFPLALRGALRGDIGGVSWHHWHEISVGGKGDKATVAGKKPPKVDVWNELAWPPEYPLSTYEMSFILPHLLMDEEWQNKWRAKGLNVPTKLAVWIPRIYNPVWINPDGFRWIEALKDESKFEMTFNLSPTWSETNWYCDYVLPVGLAGERHDQQSAPTKPERWTAFRQPVLRVAMEKMGWKPKVPYRGTLEAHMKAGLGEVWEENEFFAELLCLHVDPDGSLGVRQYWESAKHPGQPVTVKEYYNAAFELLPKLRKAAHAAYPNSEYPCYEFMRDRGAWTETTNVYKPQEEELHFDGTYYHAHGHKYHEADVEKDRFGVLWITDHEGRRRSIGVEVDGKLYHGFHTPDKKLDLFCEWLIDWKWPEYALPVYPRNPREYDKMIHIVSQVHHRYMKGENEFALNTVFRLPYNIHTRSVNSKHLMEISQNHNPVWINTKDAERLGIKRGDAIKVRIVDTVSGLESGYFIAMAVPTEGTLPGVLACSHHAGRWKLKNAVEIPGFKHALGVMGVGAPLYEMTMDGKVGTLKPKEGIDKGIKERPKTWQFKEFNKDLDNIWWDGLSGSWQNAVAPVHPDPIAGNHAWHQKVIIEKAGKDDKIGDIWVNYENNFKTYKAWRDELTRPLDENSKERRPFWIKRPVVPLSKKAYLVNIHSIT
- a CDS encoding VWA domain-containing protein, with product MLLLPCFWRCPAGVVKLYFPKILLLPASRFSLSKEPLLYASVYLFAVTALASPVTYDRLAASERHGRDLVLALDTSGSMAESGFDREHPMRRKFDVVISLVKSFLKNRHDDNIGLVLFGSFAFAASPVTYDLAALQEIVDTADVGVAGQSTAIGEGIDQALRALSFSHAKKKVIVLMTDGYQNAGSVSIKEAVEKAKRRGVKIYTIGIGKPKDYDAKLLKKIADETGAKSFSAANAEDLKEVFEELDSLEPSPIRSHTMINRRPLYQWPLLGAMILLIGYLSFGGRVRR
- a CDS encoding molecular chaperone TorD family protein; protein product: MNDVLTKQLARVNLYALISRILMKEADETFLEKFEGDEMILSFFPNYRNWEKREELGRKELLEQFLNVDFTNLFVLHMIPYESFYRRDDQMLETGGDNPVVQIYNEYDFRAQLDVARAVSPDHIGIELEFMYMLASSEYKALENEDTAAACEIAKIERDFLKEHLLEWAPMFLMNMKAEAGTPFYYDAASLALEFMLNDYEYLNELIGEEGCNYRA
- a CDS encoding NAD(P)-binding domain-containing protein; amino-acid sequence: MTDKMHNLVIVGAGPAGIATAVESYILGIRDIVVLEKDQNHNATIRKYYKENKRVDKDWKGQKVELDGNIYFVDGTKESTLDFFDEVIAHHSVELITHTEVQKIVKKDDHFEVLIPGGSVKARYVVVTIGRMGKPNKPDYKIPPSIRKRVNYTLDACGEGEKILVVGGGDSAIEYALDLTGKNDVTICYRRQTFRRANPTNQTDIANAIAHGEVRPYLGVDIEGLEEDEGRVKVIFSQKEPEIFDRVVYAIGGTTPSAFLQGSGIRVEDGKPVHDENYMTDVPGLYVAGDITQESGGSIALGLNHGYAIAHHIMRQIKDCPECKPLPTVE
- a CDS encoding c-type cytochrome, which codes for MKNNRNIVLITVLALLPLFGADKGEQIYMSKGCYGCHGTHGEGIGDYPRLAGRSQAELMRLLEQLKKGIGHTSKREMMIPFAQALDEAQMKAVTRFLSAQNPHAEEDESLRTPEDILGGSDM